The window TCAACATCAGCCTCCAAAGCAAAAGGCAAAGCGATAcaaaccaccaccaagtcctcatcctccgcctccgcctctgCCTCCAAGTCTACCAATCGCAAATCCACAATAACCAGCAAGCGTGCGCGCGCTCAGTCTCCACAATCATCGGCTGCCGCATCCGACGACGCGTCGGATTCCGAGTCTGGATCCAACTCCTCCAGTCACAGTCGCGAGCGCTCCGTCTCCCAAGAACCAGACTACATTCTCGCTGAAATCACCACTGCCCAACATGAAGCAGAGGACATGAGCTGGAGTGAGCCGACTATACCGTCCAAATTGCTTACGCGGTTGCTGCATCACCATTTTAccaaggaaaagacaaagatCGCCAAAGATGCCAATGCGGTGGTAGCGAAGTATGTCGATGTCTTTGTGAGGGAGGCTATTGCGAGAGCTGCCTACGAGAGAGCGGAGACGGAGGGTACTTCTGGCGCGCGGGCAATAGGTGATGGGTTTCTGGAGGTTTGTTAATCTTTCGCTCTTTTCTCGCTTCCCGGGAGGTATAATATCGCTAATGCACGTCCCAATAGGTGGAAGACCTCGAGAAAATGGCACCGCAGCTTACTATGGACTTTTAACGCTCGGAATAGGCGGCATGGGCGTTTAGGCTGTACTTCTTGAGcggggggttttttttgtTTGAGATACCACATTATTGACGACCGTGAGACAGTACTTGAGTGAAAATTAACTACACTTTTTTTTATAACAGAGACATGTCCCGTGGGTTCCGGTACTGCGGCAGTTTCCCCAATCCCCAATCTTCGACGTATGGCGGAACTGCACCGAAGCCGTTGGCGTTATGGAGGAGTGCAATATCCCGATTGACCCTGTTGGAGATCCATGCGTTGGCCATGTATGCTGATTGCTTTTTGCTGAAATGCGCTACCACCACGGGGAGCTGGTTCTGCTCGGGGAGATGGCCCAGCTTTGCGTCGTAGGCGGTGTTGCAGATGTCGAAGACTATGAAGGTGCGGGTTCGCCACTTTTGGACTGCGAGAAGCTTGGCGTCGGATACTGTCGCGTAGAATCCGTTGCCGGGGTTATTATTCTGAAGCAGTCTTATTGCGCTTGGGACGAGGTCCTCGGCGCGATTCTGGGCTTTCTTCCAGCGTGAACTTCGTTGGGAGACGATGACGAGCACGCGGATTGGGCTTGGGTCCATGACTGCGCACGAGGGATGAGTGGCTTCGCCTCTCTTTCTCTTAGGTCTCACTGCCGTTCAGCGTAGCAGGAATTCGGATCGCGggtcttcgagaagaaggtgggATTATGGAGGGGCCTTCTCCGGCAATATATACACCCATCGGAAGGGGCATATGCAGGTTCGGTCGTCTATTCATCTGCCAAGTCAGTACGCAAACGAAAGACCGGATGAACTAATATGCTGCCACACCTATCCTGCATTGCCCTCGACGGTTTCAGGGCCATGTAGGAATTTCCCTTGGCCGGGAATCAGTCAGTTATCAAGCAGTCAGTCGGTTTTTGAACGGTGTGCGACCGAGCAGCGTCCCGATCGTGAACAAACCATCCACTGGGAAAGTTAGTTTTGGGCAGAAATGAAATCCCATTCGTGTTTTCTGTTCCCGACATCCAGTCGACATTCTCaggttgttgttgtagaCTGGAGGCTATAGTTAGGGCAAGCCAAAGGCGGTGTGTCGCGATCGCTCGCgcgtctttttcttccttcgcgCATTATCGCGTCTACCCATCCCCACCTCCAACA of the Penicillium psychrofluorescens genome assembly, chromosome: 1 genome contains:
- a CDS encoding uncharacterized protein (ID:PFLUO_001234-T1.cds;~source:funannotate): MDPSPIRVLVIVSQRSSRWKKAQNRAEDLVPSAIRLLQNNNPGNGFYATVSDAKLLAVQKWRTRTFIVFDICNTAYDAKLGHLPEQNQLPVVVAHFSKKQSAYMANAWISNRVNRDIALLHNANGFGAVPPYVEDWGLGKLPQYRNPRDMSLL
- a CDS encoding uncharacterized protein (ID:PFLUO_001233-T1.cds;~source:funannotate), whose amino-acid sequence is MAGEPAQKKRRLPFNPPSRAASTAGPSTSASKAKGKAIQTTTKSSSSASASASKSTNRKSTITSKRARAQSPQSSAAASDDASDSESGSNSSSHSRERSVSQEPDYILAEITTAQHEAEDMSWSEPTIPSKLLTRLLHHHFTKEKTKIAKDANAVVAKYVDVFVREAIARAAYERAETEGTSGARAIGDGFLEVEDLEKMAPQLTMDF